In Littorina saxatilis isolate snail1 linkage group LG8, US_GU_Lsax_2.0, whole genome shotgun sequence, a single genomic region encodes these proteins:
- the LOC138974437 gene encoding microfibrillar-associated protein 1-like has product MADKGSPTRRLALGEGGYLTPGSEGQTDRDAWVRARSVIKCLEVERKEEVERQTRKEESDRQERQAEPKLKAETGTPTQTSAPTFVTDRTRLPTFDDDKDELDDFLRQFERIASDQQWEEGTRASRLSTCLKGRALQLYNSLEDDEVRDHRALKKALLQRFNLTAEAYRRRLRNSKRLSDELSN; this is encoded by the exons ATGGCTGACAAGGGTTCTCCTACGAGGAGACTAGCACTTGGGGAAGGGGGGTATTTGACTCCTGGCAGCGAGGGACAGACTGACCGAGACGCGTGGGTTAGAGCGCGAAGCGTCATAAAATGCTTAGAggtagaacggaaggaagaagtagagcgacagacaagaaaagaagaatcagacagacaggaacggcaggccgaac CCAAGTTAAAGGCGGAGACAGGTACGCCTACTCAAACTAGCGCGCCAACGTTTGTGACTGACCGTACGCGACTTCCTACGTTTGACGacgacaaggacgagctcgacgatttTCTGCGCCAGTTCGAGCGTATCGCTTCTGACCAGCAATGGGAAGAAGGTACGAGGGCCAGTCGCCTTAGTACTTGCTTGAAGGGACGCGCCCTACAGCTCTACAACTCTCTGGAGGACGACGAGGTGAGGGACCATCGGGCTTTAAAGAAGGCGCTACTCCAACGTTTTAACTTGACTGCCGAAGCTTACCGACGTCGACTGcggaacagcaagagactgagtgACGAGCTGAGCAATTAA